A DNA window from Candidatus Sulfidibacterium hydrothermale contains the following coding sequences:
- a CDS encoding sulfite exporter TauE/SafE family protein, giving the protein MTFPIVILLILIGVIAGIFSGLIGIGGAIIIIPSLIFLLGMNQYEAQGTSLAVMLPPIGLLAAYNYYKAGALNWKFALIIALAFLIGGYFGSKLALHIPQAILRKILAVILVAVAVKLFLSK; this is encoded by the coding sequence ATGACTTTTCCCATTGTAATCCTGCTTATTCTTATCGGCGTAATAGCCGGCATATTTAGTGGTCTTATCGGCATCGGCGGAGCGATTATCATCATTCCGTCACTAATATTTCTTTTAGGCATGAACCAATATGAGGCCCAGGGAACCAGTCTGGCGGTTATGCTTCCGCCCATTGGATTACTTGCTGCTTACAATTATTATAAAGCCGGTGCTTTAAACTGGAAATTTGCATTGATTATTGCCCTGGCATTTTTAATCGGAGGTTATTTTGGTTCCAAACTGGCTCTTCATATTCCGCAAGCCATTTTAAGGAAGATTCTGGCTGTTATCCTTGTGGCTGTAGCCGTCAAGCTTTTTTTATCAAAATAA